The proteins below are encoded in one region of Streptomyces cyanogenus:
- a CDS encoding glycosyltransferase family 2 protein, translated as MPYVVECLASVEAQTIDPARLEVIAVDDGSTDGTGECLEEFAARAPMQVTVIRQENSGGPSGPRNVGLGKATGRFVFFLDADDRLGPEALERMVAMADKNGTDVVLGRVEGVNRTAPKSMWGKNLDRADVFTSNIKFTLSAQKLFRRSLLEQHGMRFDESLFTGEDALFTLEAYLRADGVSVLADYTCYYLVGRDDGKHVTKSGSYTLRFDSARALMKLIADMVPAGDKRDLLMVRPFLITLLPQFGPKFLTDSEEVRRHKFELAKPLMDAYWTPGVARRLKVHERLRLHLVAMQRADLLLDVVKFVKAKKQAAAVLEKRGTRLYLIYPHFRSRTARIPDEIYLADPREARAFEGYREAVANSVPRRALRKARRILRRVLPRKRFGAAAA; from the coding sequence ATGCCGTACGTGGTCGAGTGCCTGGCATCCGTCGAGGCGCAGACCATCGACCCGGCGCGCCTGGAGGTCATCGCGGTCGACGACGGCTCGACCGACGGCACGGGCGAGTGCCTGGAGGAGTTCGCCGCCCGCGCCCCCATGCAGGTCACCGTCATCCGTCAGGAGAACTCCGGCGGCCCCAGCGGCCCGCGCAACGTCGGCCTGGGCAAGGCCACCGGACGCTTCGTCTTCTTCCTCGACGCCGACGACCGGCTCGGCCCCGAGGCCCTGGAACGCATGGTCGCCATGGCCGACAAGAACGGCACGGACGTCGTCCTCGGCCGGGTCGAGGGCGTCAACCGCACGGCGCCCAAGTCCATGTGGGGCAAGAACCTCGACCGGGCCGACGTCTTCACCTCGAACATCAAGTTCACGCTCAGCGCGCAGAAGCTGTTCCGCCGTTCCCTGCTGGAGCAGCACGGCATGCGGTTCGACGAATCGCTGTTCACCGGCGAGGACGCCCTGTTCACGCTGGAGGCCTACCTGCGCGCGGACGGCGTCTCCGTGCTCGCCGACTACACCTGCTACTACCTGGTCGGCCGCGACGACGGCAAGCACGTCACCAAGAGCGGCAGCTACACCCTGCGCTTCGACTCCGCGCGCGCCCTCATGAAGCTGATCGCCGACATGGTCCCGGCCGGCGACAAGCGCGACCTGCTCATGGTCCGCCCCTTCCTCATCACGCTGCTGCCGCAGTTCGGGCCCAAGTTCCTCACCGACAGCGAAGAGGTCCGCCGGCACAAGTTCGAGCTGGCCAAGCCGCTGATGGACGCCTACTGGACGCCCGGGGTGGCCCGCCGCCTGAAGGTGCACGAGCGGCTGAGGCTGCACCTGGTCGCCATGCAGCGCGCCGACCTGCTGCTGGACGTCGTCAAGTTCGTCAAGGCGAAGAAGCAGGCCGCGGCCGTGCTGGAGAAGCGCGGCACCCGCCTGTACCTGATCTACCCGCACTTCCGGTCCAGAACGGCCCGCATCCCCGACGAGATCTACCTCGCCGACCCCCGCGAGGCCCGCGCCTTCGAGGGCTACCGCGAGGCGGTCGCCAACTCCGTCCCGCGCCGCGCCCTGCGCAAGGCACGGCGGATCCTGCGACGGGTGCTGCCGCGCAAGCGCTTCGGCGCGGCGGCGGCCTGA